The Fortiea contorta PCC 7126 genome has a segment encoding these proteins:
- a CDS encoding MBL fold metallo-hydrolase yields the protein MATLKLRRSENIDGDFYVDTTCIDCDTCRWMTPEVFNRNDEQSAVYHQPTNEAERLAALQALLACPTSSIGTVEKPKDVKAAQESLPILVTENVYHCGYHSEKSYGAASYFIQLAEGNILVDSPRFTPPLVKRLEEMGGIRYIYLTHRDDVADHQKFAEHFQSQRILHADDITADTRNVEIQLTGAEEFALSPDLLIIPVPGHSRGHTVLLYKNKFLFTGDHLAWSESYHQLAAFRDFCWYSWSEQIKSMRKLAGYSFEWVLPGHGRRFHGDRDTVRQQMQKCVELMESFSG from the coding sequence ATGGCTACTTTAAAACTGCGTCGCTCTGAAAATATTGATGGCGATTTTTATGTGGATACTACTTGTATTGATTGCGATACTTGTCGCTGGATGACTCCGGAGGTGTTTAATCGCAATGATGAACAGTCGGCGGTGTATCATCAACCAACGAATGAGGCGGAAAGATTAGCGGCTTTGCAAGCACTTTTGGCTTGTCCTACTAGTTCTATTGGTACTGTTGAAAAACCAAAAGATGTCAAAGCGGCTCAAGAAAGTTTGCCGATTTTAGTGACAGAAAATGTTTATCATTGCGGCTATCATTCGGAAAAATCTTATGGTGCTGCTAGCTATTTTATTCAGTTAGCAGAGGGAAATATTTTGGTGGATTCACCCCGGTTTACGCCTCCTTTGGTGAAGCGATTGGAAGAAATGGGAGGAATTCGCTACATATATTTAACTCACAGGGATGATGTCGCAGATCATCAAAAGTTTGCTGAACATTTTCAAAGTCAGCGCATCCTTCATGCTGATGATATTACTGCAGATACTCGCAATGTGGAAATACAGCTAACTGGTGCAGAAGAATTTGCTTTGTCTCCTGATTTGCTGATTATTCCTGTTCCAGGTCATAGCAGAGGGCACACGGTTTTACTATATAAAAATAAGTTTCTTTTCACTGGCGACCATCTCGCTTGGTCAGAATCTTACCATCAGTTAGCTGCTTTCCGTGATTTCTGCTGGTATTCTTGGTCAGAACAGATTAAATCTATGCGGAAGTTGGCTGGTTACTCTTTTGAGTGGGTGTTACCAGGACATGGAAGGAGGTTTCACGGAGATAGGGATACGGTGCGTCAGCAAATGCAAAAATGTGTGGAATTAATGGAGAGCTTTTCTGGTTAA
- a CDS encoding alkaline phosphatase PhoX, translating into MSFSRRHFFKLAGASAIGATMLSPLEALYARSPRGRGPLGIGYGPLEATLPVNADELVGVVLGGIDLGRTPLLELPKNFKYTAISVTGQTMDDGALVRGGHDGMAAFKGPRNNTILVRNHELGPSETSGLIASPRYDQIGGGTTTLVIGPDRRVTRHFVSLAGTIRNCAGGPTPWGSWISCEENLTLPPTGGASKRHGYNFEVPATANIQVAEPVPLVAMGRFNHEAVAVDPRNGWVYETEDDGGSSFYRFRPNQRGDLRSGGVLEALVIEGMPKVNTGKNFQQYKNQPLPVSWVKIDNVDPATNDLTTSVRYQAQSKGAAIFVRGEGAWYADGIIYFVSTSGGDIGQGQVFAYKPNTRDPNSGTLTLIVESTNSGELNNPDNITVAPFGDLFLCEDGSDTEFVIGVNPEGELYKFAANAINGSEFAGACFSPDGDTMFVNIQTPGITLAIWGPWHRKLRTT; encoded by the coding sequence ATGAGTTTTTCAAGGCGTCATTTTTTTAAGTTAGCAGGTGCAAGTGCGATTGGTGCGACGATGCTTTCTCCTTTGGAAGCTTTGTATGCTAGATCTCCTCGTGGTAGAGGGCCGTTGGGAATCGGTTATGGGCCGTTAGAAGCAACGCTACCTGTAAATGCTGATGAACTTGTGGGTGTGGTTCTCGGTGGAATTGATTTAGGCCGTACTCCTCTACTGGAATTGCCTAAAAATTTCAAATACACCGCCATCTCGGTTACAGGTCAAACTATGGATGATGGTGCGTTAGTGCGGGGTGGTCATGATGGTATGGCTGCTTTTAAAGGCCCAAGAAACAACACAATTTTGGTGCGAAATCATGAGTTGGGCCCCAGTGAAACCAGTGGATTGATAGCGTCGCCAAGATATGACCAAATTGGTGGTGGTACAACGACTTTGGTGATTGGCCCTGACCGCCGTGTGACAAGACATTTTGTTTCTTTGGCGGGGACGATTCGTAACTGCGCTGGAGGCCCGACGCCTTGGGGTTCTTGGATTAGCTGTGAAGAAAATCTCACCTTACCGCCTACTGGTGGTGCTAGCAAAAGACACGGTTATAACTTTGAGGTACCAGCAACAGCGAATATTCAAGTAGCAGAGCCAGTTCCCCTCGTGGCGATGGGTCGCTTTAACCATGAAGCGGTGGCTGTTGATCCCAGAAATGGATGGGTCTATGAAACTGAAGATGATGGTGGTAGCAGTTTCTATCGCTTCCGTCCTAATCAAAGGGGCGACCTCCGGAGTGGTGGAGTTTTGGAAGCTTTAGTGATTGAAGGAATGCCCAAGGTTAACACTGGTAAGAATTTTCAGCAATATAAAAACCAACCTTTACCTGTTAGCTGGGTAAAAATTGATAATGTTGACCCCGCGACGAATGACTTGACTACTTCTGTGCGGTATCAAGCACAAAGCAAGGGCGCAGCTATTTTTGTGCGCGGTGAAGGTGCTTGGTATGCGGATGGCATAATCTATTTTGTTTCTACCAGTGGTGGTGACATCGGACAAGGCCAAGTTTTCGCCTATAAACCCAACACACGCGACCCTAACAGTGGTACTCTCACTCTGATTGTTGAGTCTACCAATAGTGGGGAGCTAAATAACCCTGATAACATTACCGTAGCTCCTTTTGGCGATTTGTTCCTTTGTGAAGATGGTAGCGATACCGAATTCGTTATCGGTGTGAATCCGGAAGGGGAATTGTATAAATTTGCCGCTAACGCTATTAACGGTAGTGAATTTGCTGGTGCTTGTTTCTCACCCGATGGCGACACCATGTTTGTGAATATCCAAACTCCAGGAATTACGCTAGCAATTTGGGGCCCTTGGCATAGAAAACTAAGAACAACCTAA
- a CDS encoding heme o synthase: MIETNVSRHHETFLQVIQSYYQLTKPRIIPLLLITTAGSMWIAAKGEVDPLLLLVTLTGGTSAAASAQTINCIYDRDIDYEMERTRHRPMPAGKIQPHEALIFAIALAVISFTLLAVFANLLAALLAFSGIVFYVLVYTHWLKRHSTQNIVIGGAAGAIPALVGWAAVTGSLSWAAWLIFAIVFVWTPPHFWALALMIRDDYAKVGIPMLPVVVGDTATVKQIWYYTLVTVAATLLLVFPLQASGLVYGAMALGLGAVFIRKSWRLLQNPENRTVAKELFLYSISYMMLLCLGMVVDSLPITHHLINAAIDRLYLMI; encoded by the coding sequence ATGATTGAGACTAATGTCTCTCGCCACCACGAAACGTTTCTCCAGGTAATTCAAAGCTATTACCAGCTCACTAAGCCACGGATTATTCCCTTACTGTTAATTACTACTGCTGGGAGTATGTGGATTGCGGCTAAGGGAGAAGTTGACCCATTGCTGTTGCTAGTAACTCTTACTGGTGGCACTTCGGCGGCTGCTAGCGCTCAGACAATTAATTGTATCTACGACCGAGATATTGATTATGAAATGGAGCGGACGCGCCATCGCCCTATGCCTGCTGGTAAGATACAGCCCCATGAGGCGTTAATTTTTGCGATCGCTCTGGCTGTGATTTCTTTTACTCTGTTGGCAGTATTCGCTAATCTTTTAGCGGCTTTACTCGCTTTCTCTGGTATCGTTTTTTATGTTCTGGTTTATACCCACTGGCTGAAACGTCACAGCACCCAGAATATTGTGATTGGTGGGGCGGCTGGAGCGATTCCCGCTTTGGTGGGTTGGGCTGCTGTTACTGGCTCTTTAAGCTGGGCAGCATGGTTGATTTTTGCGATCGTCTTTGTCTGGACACCACCGCATTTCTGGGCTTTGGCGCTGATGATTCGGGATGATTACGCAAAGGTTGGGATACCAATGTTACCTGTAGTTGTGGGTGATACGGCTACAGTCAAGCAAATTTGGTATTACACTTTGGTAACAGTCGCTGCAACGCTGTTACTAGTTTTTCCTTTACAGGCGAGTGGATTGGTTTATGGGGCGATGGCTTTGGGTTTAGGCGCTGTTTTTATTCGTAAGTCTTGGCGCTTGTTGCAAAATCCGGAGAATCGCACTGTTGCTAAAGAGTTGTTTCTCTATTCCATTTCCTACATGATGTTGTTGTGTTTGGGGATGGTGGTGGATAGTTTGCCAATTACTCATCACCTAATTAATGCGGCGATTGACCGACTGTATTTGATGATTTAG